The Archocentrus centrarchus isolate MPI-CPG fArcCen1 chromosome 3, fArcCen1, whole genome shotgun sequence sequence ctaccatcagaATATTGccgcagaaattgagactcatcaaaccagacaattttttccagtcttcaaTTTCCAGcacttgttgaatctatgccacgacAAATTAACGCACCTCTGAAGGCAAAGGGGAGCCCAACTCAGTACTAGCAACTCTGTACCTAAAGAAGTGGCCAGTGAGGGCTTATTGTGTACCGTTTTCTCTTGCTGCAGCACAGGTATTGGGACACACCTTTGGTCAGAGCTTTGATAGGGGTGATTGCATTTCATCGGACAAAGTGATTAATGTGTAAACAAGATAAAATGAGGTCAGTAGTTATCAGTGCACAACAATGATTCTAGTGTTTCTGTGGTTTACCTCTGAAGTCTACAGGTTTATCCTCCCAGGGTGTCAGCACCATAGCTAGAGCTGTTTTCTGAAGATCTGACAGAACAGAGCGCTGGCCCTGAGTTACTGCAACAGCCTGCTCATAAGAGAACATGGCGATCTTATCCGGGGGGAATACCACCTTATGAAATTGGCAAAACAGACACGGGGGGATAGATTTAGAGATATAAATGAAGATATGATAAAGACTAGTGAAGATGAGTGCAGAAACaggagcaatttttttttagtgtaagaaaaaaaatgacaatgttTACTTGAGATTACCCACTATTTACACATATCTAAGTGAGAGAGAccaaaagagaaagagacacaagaataaaaaataagaataagaagaaAGCAGAACCACTGACAAGACTATTTTGTTTAACTTGTAGTTTATGTATTTACTTGATGGTCACATAGTGTAGTTGACAGTTTaagatgtgtgtggatgtgtagAAATAAATCAGTCTGTAAATTTAGTTTTTCTGtgagggaagaagaaaaataaatgtgttataaaGTAATAATCACATTGTGAATAATAcgttaaatgaaaaaaatccattttaaaatacGGCAGAAAGGAAAACCTGATTGATTTCTCCAAATCCTACAGCCCCTGTGAGTAAAGAGCAGACAGGGGTGGGTAGCATACCCAAGACCTCCTGCCCACAGGATCAACCTAGGCAggtattcttgtttttgtttggctttCATGTGTTAGTACTTGACTAGTGTGGTGTATTATGATATAAGCATCATATGGAATACATTAGTCTAGTTGCTTTATTTAAATCTTGACTCACAACAAACTTGTCTTGTGGTATCATTGAGATAGCCAAAGGTGTAATTCCTTCAAGTTGTTCTTTCACCAGTGCTGACATGGCCATGTCTGGCATACCCgctgaaaaacaagcaaaatgtTTCGAAGACAGTTAAACAGAGCAAAGGTTGCCGGAATCAAAAACACATGAGAGAGTGCCAAACTGCTTTTAGAGGAagccaagaaaacaaaatgtcttTGATTTAAATCATTCAGATGTAGTAGTACGCACAGTATAACTACGATCCATATGGCAAAGACAATAAATAGACAATACCTGCCAGAACTCCGATCTCAATGAACACATCAGTCCCCCAGGAACTCATGAGTCCAAAAGCGAGGCTGTGGGTCAGCAGCTCAACAAGCGCTTGCAGCTGCTCCTCTGAACAGGACAGCCTCAGCTGACCCAGCCAGAGAACGGCCTTACTGCAGCCATCAGAGGGAGACAGAGTGCAAGTCCAAAGTCAATTCAAGCATCAAGCTGGATTTGAAAAGAAGCATTTCATGTAAGCTTTTGAAGTTGTGTTGCAGACCTGAACTCTACAGCATTGAAAGACCTCATCTCTGTGGCTTTAGCTCCACACACAATGTATCCCATCGCCACCAGCGTGCTGGAGTCAAGCTGGCTCGGACTCTGCTTGGTGGAGTTTAACACGGTGGAAAACAGTGCTGCCAGCTAGGACAACAACAAAAGTTATGATGCAGTCTAATACAACAGTCTTTAATACAGTGGTATTATTCTTATCTGGCACATTAAAAACTGTATAAAAGCCAAAGTAATCGTGATCTAATATGTATTGTGGTATATGGTATTTTAACTGCACTGGTCAAAGTACTTACCTGTCTGCTGCTCCAGTCACTGACTGCACCCATAGCAGCGATGCTTCTCCGCTCAGTCAATTGAAGGGCATTCAGCTCATCTAGTGACAACTGTGTTGCTATTGCACCCAGCTGAGAAATCACAGActgggagaaggaggagatggGGCCGTATGTCTTCATACATTGATGTTATTACAGAGAGGCCCATCAAAGACAGAGCAGAGACACAGTATTAAGACCTTAAAACCGTAGGAAAAACTACTTTTTCCAGCCTCAAATTAAACACATCTAAAAGATTTTTGTTGGATTGATGCAGATCAACAGTCAGTCTCACCTGTTTGACTCTCCTGAGCACCTCAGCGCGTTGATAGGATGCGAGGAATGGGTCGAGACCCATCAGCTCCAGACAATTGGAGAAGGCAGATGAAGACATGCTGGTCAAACTGCTGGAGAGCCAAACGGAGGGGGCTGTTGTATGCAGAATCTCACAGGTAG is a genomic window containing:
- the strc1 gene encoding stereocilin produces the protein MSSSAFSNCLELMGLDPFLASYQRAEVLRRVKQTYGPISSFSQSVISQLGAIATQLSLDELNALQLTERRSIAAMGAVSDWSSRQLAALFSTVLNSTKQSPSQLDSSTLVAMGYIVCGAKATEMRSFNAVEFSKAVLWLGQLRLSCSEEQLQALVELLTHSLAFGLMSSWGTDVFIEIGVLAAGMPDMAMSALVKEQLEGITPLAISMIPQDKFVVVFPPDKIAMFSYEQAVAVTQGQRSVLSDLQKTALAMVLTPWEDKPVDFRGRSLGLVLSHSPLCLISGLLILLTVLFCPGT